From the genome of Brassica oleracea var. oleracea cultivar TO1000 chromosome C4, BOL, whole genome shotgun sequence:
AGTCACTTTGTTAACTTTATCTTCTTCCTGCTCCATCTCCTCCATTTGAACATCAAACCCATCATTTTCAAGTTTAAATGCTCCCACGTCTACAACACTTATTGTGTCTGAATCACTAATCCTTTTTGAGAAATTGAACGGTTCAGGAAGCAGATCTTTAGGAATCTCGTCCTATATCCAAAACAAGATTCAGATACATAAGCATTTTCTAAAAGGCTACAACCAAGTAATAGATTAGAAGACTAATATGTGTATACCTTAGGATGAGATTTGTAAAAATCTACAAGCTTTGAGTAGAACACCTTTCTAAGCTGCATGTATTTAGTTCCGCAACTTGTATCTTCAAGTTCAATTGCATCGGTGTTTAAGTTAATGTGAAGAGTAGGTTTCATACAACTTGTTTCTGAATCACACTTCAAAACTCTCTTTACTTCAATGGCTTCTGAATAAATATGTTTCATCTGAGCCAAATGGTCATACGACAAGATCCTGTAAGATACACACACATTGGCCAACTTAACAAACATTAAACAAATACAACCAAAGAACACATGTATACAAGTAGACAATCAAGCAATATGACATTGTTGAGGAACTCTGCGAATTAAACTAAAAAAATACTAAGAAAAATAGAGAGAAAACTCAGGCAAATACCTGTTTTAAGGTTTTCTTACTAATTTACTATCCATATTTATATTCTAAGAACATAACCCATCTCTATATTTAGAGATTGCTATTTTATAGAAATACATTAGAACAAATCTCATTTCTATTATAGAGTTTCTGTGAAGAAAAAAAAATCAAAATACATTATCTTTTTTGCTGGTGCACCAAGGTTAAGTGACTACTAGAATCAACATGCATCAAGTGAGACCGGCTCATGTTAACAATCAAACTAATCAGATGCATCAATAGTCAATCCCCAATACATTCAAGATTCACCCGGATCAGTTAAATAGCTATTCTTCAGACCAAACAAAGAAGAAGAAACTAGAAAGCCAATAGCTTTTACCAATCAGTTAGATAGATATGTTGTTAAGACCAAACAAAGAAGAAAAAGCAAGAAAGTCAAAAGCTTTTACCGATTAGTAAGATACTCAATCTTGGGGCATATATTAGCAAACGAAGTCAAAGAGCCCTTTAGCTTGAGCAACCTAATCGCGGTGACCAACCCATTAAAGCATTCATCCAGAATCTCAAACCTGCAAAAGTTGCCAATAAATTCATCAAAAATTGAAAAAGTCCAAACCTTTATGAACAAAAATCAATCAAAAATCTCACCTTTCGGGTAATTTCACGGTTGTTTCAGGTTTTCTGGGCGAAATCAAGATCTGTCTCCTAACGGCTTTGTCGCTGTCACGAGGTCTGGTTGAGAGA
Proteins encoded in this window:
- the LOC106338642 gene encoding CDT1-like protein b, whose amino-acid sequence is MSSIENASKKPSMAPESSNPGTLFSTKTPDKTAILSTRPRDSDKAVRRQILISPRKPETTVKLPERFEILDECFNGLVTAIRLLKLKGSLTSFANICPKIEYLTNRILSYDHLAQMKHIYSEAIEVKRVLKCDSETSCMKPTLHINLNTDAIELEDTSCGTKYMQLRKVFYSKLVDFYKSHPKDEIPKDLLPEPFNFSKRISDSDTISVVDVGAFKLENDGFDVQMEEMEQEEDKVNKVTPDSALSDGTEECLLPNTESTPAKVLSTPSKDLSTPIKLMSATPTLQPSRRCITMTPDDDNESVRSTNDLERRSSRTRCLNFDTLEEEEDGTVSDESNDEANDDEASDASSDEDSDASYDEISLLHSMIEEPRAETVKQNLPKLVDV